A section of the bacterium genome encodes:
- the dnaJ gene encoding molecular chaperone DnaJ produces MARTDYYEVLGVARAATQDEIKRAFRQLAREHHPDVNKDPGAADRFKVINEAYQVLGDPERRSRYDRGDFLAAGRPDGRPGPFGAGPFEDLFDMFFGQTMGAGMRGGEAGPERGSDLRVALELTLEDAAHGVEHRISIVREETCPVCFGTGAEKGSAPETCPTCRGTGQVRYGRQTPFGSFQQITTCPECRGGGKVIRKPCRECRGRGRMDAKREITVAVPAGVEDGTRLRLAGEGEAGMRGGDRGDLYVDIRLAEHPVFTREGRTLHCAVTVSMTQAALGVDVEVPTLDGPAPLAVPAGTQPGAALVVPGKGMPRPRGGARGDLIAHVHVEIPKHLTAEQSAALAAFARLRGDELHPRRTGGRRKPLFGKFHSGGS; encoded by the coding sequence ATGGCACGAACCGACTACTACGAGGTGCTGGGGGTCGCGCGCGCGGCGACGCAGGACGAGATCAAGCGCGCGTTCCGGCAGCTCGCCCGCGAGCATCATCCCGACGTCAACAAGGATCCCGGCGCGGCGGACCGCTTCAAGGTGATCAACGAGGCCTATCAGGTGCTCGGCGATCCCGAGCGGCGCTCCCGGTACGACCGGGGCGATTTCCTCGCCGCGGGGCGGCCGGACGGCCGCCCCGGCCCCTTCGGCGCCGGGCCGTTCGAGGATCTCTTCGACATGTTCTTCGGACAGACGATGGGCGCGGGCATGCGCGGCGGCGAGGCGGGGCCCGAGCGCGGCAGCGACCTGCGCGTCGCGCTTGAGCTCACGCTCGAGGACGCGGCGCACGGCGTGGAGCACCGCATCTCGATTGTGCGCGAGGAGACGTGTCCCGTGTGCTTCGGCACCGGTGCGGAGAAGGGGAGTGCCCCCGAAACGTGCCCGACGTGCCGCGGCACCGGCCAGGTCCGCTACGGCCGCCAGACGCCGTTCGGGTCGTTCCAGCAGATCACCACATGCCCGGAGTGCCGCGGCGGCGGCAAGGTCATCCGGAAGCCGTGCCGGGAATGCCGCGGGCGCGGCCGCATGGACGCGAAGCGCGAGATCACGGTCGCGGTGCCCGCCGGCGTGGAAGACGGCACCCGGCTGCGCCTGGCCGGCGAAGGGGAGGCGGGCATGCGCGGCGGCGACCGCGGCGACCTCTACGTGGACATCCGCCTCGCCGAGCACCCGGTGTTTACGCGGGAAGGACGCACCCTGCACTGCGCCGTGACCGTCTCGATGACCCAGGCCGCGCTCGGCGTCGACGTCGAGGTGCCCACGCTCGACGGTCCGGCGCCGCTCGCGGTGCCGGCCGGCACGCAGCCCGGCGCCGCGCTCGTCGTGCCGGGAAAGGGCATGCCGCGGCCCCGCGGTGGTGCGCGCGGCGACCTCATCGCCCACGTGCACGTCGAGATCCCCAAGCACCTCACCGCCGAACAGTCCGCGGCGCTCGCGGCGTTCGCGCGCCTGCGCGGCGACGAGCTACATCCCCGCCGTACCGGCGGCCGCCGCAAGCCCCTCTTCGGCAAATTCCACTCCGGCGGGTCGTGA